Genomic window (Streptomyces sp. SLBN-31):
GCTCCGTCCCCTCACGATCACCTGTGATCACGTCGGTAATGCGCAGGCAATCTAGGTCACGCCGTCGCGAGAGCGGAAGACCTCGTCCGCATATCGGTATGTCGATTCCGTGAAGGCCCGACATCGGTGTCAGCAGCAGCGGAAGCCCTGTCGTGGATCTTCCTCCTGACGGTCGGTCCGCATGCGCTCGAACTCGCGCCGGGAGGGCACCGCCGCGTTCGGGTGCGTTCCGCGTACGTGCGCCACGTACC
Coding sequences:
- a CDS encoding YbdD/YjiX family protein, whose protein sequence is MRSSALLRRAIRGVRWYVRELTDESAYERYVAHVRGTHPNAAVPSRREFERMRTDRQEEDPRQGFRCC